One Tepidanaerobacter syntrophicus DNA segment encodes these proteins:
- the mgtE gene encoding magnesium transporter, with translation MLPKKDIVLLKHLVLNKSEEAQKILANLHPADIAEILDEIKNGNKKQFLQMLSSSKIAEVLEELDPSESVEILEELPEEEIVKILENMSVDEIIDLFQEMPTTQAEHLLAKLPKEDYEELKELLKMAEDTAGGLMTTDYVYIFADETVNQAIEDARKFGQEAETIYYLYVVDNKKHLQGVLSLRELIAAPRDKKIKDIMHTNVISVKVDDDQEEVAKIISRYGLLAVPVVDDNNRLLGIVTVDDAMEVLEAENTEDIHKMAGITTEEDVLLNSSVWEASKRRIFWLIVCLFGDMISGKVIDGYSSVIQSVVAVAFFIPVLMATGGNIGTQSLALTVRGIATEELNKKNLFKFILGETLAGLQLGIICGAIISLVAYTWQQDIKLSAAVGLAMCFSLTVASLVGVLIPLLFNLMSIDPAVASGPFITTVVDIITLLIYFTLSVNLIEIFNVQNSIVQQIGVIV, from the coding sequence ATGCTGCCAAAAAAAGATATAGTGCTTTTAAAACATTTGGTGCTTAACAAAAGCGAAGAAGCCCAAAAAATACTTGCAAATCTGCATCCGGCAGATATTGCCGAAATACTTGATGAAATAAAAAACGGAAATAAAAAGCAATTTCTTCAAATGCTCAGCAGCTCCAAAATTGCAGAAGTATTAGAGGAACTTGACCCATCTGAAAGTGTTGAGATATTAGAAGAACTGCCGGAGGAAGAGATAGTAAAAATACTGGAAAATATGTCTGTTGATGAAATTATAGACCTTTTCCAAGAAATGCCTACAACTCAGGCAGAACATCTCCTGGCAAAGCTTCCCAAAGAAGATTATGAAGAACTAAAAGAGCTTTTAAAAATGGCCGAAGATACAGCCGGCGGCTTAATGACTACAGATTATGTATATATTTTTGCAGATGAAACTGTAAACCAGGCTATTGAAGATGCAAGAAAATTTGGCCAGGAGGCTGAAACAATATACTATCTCTATGTGGTAGATAACAAAAAGCACTTACAGGGAGTTTTATCACTTAGAGAACTTATTGCTGCGCCTCGAGATAAAAAGATAAAAGATATAATGCATACGAATGTTATATCTGTTAAAGTAGACGATGACCAAGAAGAAGTTGCCAAAATCATTTCAAGATACGGTTTGCTGGCTGTGCCTGTTGTAGATGACAACAATCGCTTATTGGGTATAGTTACCGTAGATGATGCGATGGAGGTTTTGGAAGCAGAAAACACAGAAGATATCCATAAAATGGCAGGTATAACTACTGAAGAGGATGTTCTTTTAAATTCATCAGTGTGGGAAGCGTCAAAACGAAGAATCTTTTGGCTAATAGTTTGCCTTTTCGGAGACATGATCTCAGGTAAGGTTATCGATGGCTATTCAAGCGTTATTCAATCTGTTGTCGCTGTCGCATTTTTTATACCGGTTCTGATGGCTACCGGCGGGAATATAGGCACCCAGTCACTGGCCTTGACAGTTCGCGGTATAGCCACTGAGGAATTGAATAAAAAGAACTTATTCAAGTTTATTTTAGGAGAGACTTTAGCAGGACTGCAGCTGGGGATAATATGCGGCGCAATTATATCGCTTGTTGCTTATACGTGGCAGCAAGATATTAAACTGAGCGCAGCCGTTGGGCTTGCCATGTGCTTTTCTCTGACAGTTGCCTCTCTTGTAGGTGTCCTTATACCTCTTTTATTTAATTTAATGAGCATTGATCCCGCTGTAGCGTCAGGCCCTTTTATAACCACTGTAGTCGATATAATCACACTTTTAATCTATTTTACACTTTCTGTAAATTTGATAGAAATCTTTAACGTACAAAACTCTATAGTGCAGCAGATAGGGGTGATAGTATGA
- a CDS encoding histone deacetylase, translated as MLKAKNRLGLVFFPAFDWAISPTHPEREERLLYTQDQIFEEGINDIEGIKFYNPNIASNKDIERVHFCVPSVEDRATTSHMISAGGAIKAAEAVMEGEADKAFALVRPPGHHAQRVVYGDRGFCIINIEAIMLENLRARYGHRRVAIIDTDCHHGDGTQDIYWNDRDTLFISFHQDGRTLYPGTGFIDEFGGPGAIGYNINVPLPPGTGQEGFLYVLDNLVLPILDEYKPELIVNSAGQDNHYTDPLTNMNFTAWGYAELNHRLNPDIAVLEGGYSIEGALPYVNLGIILAMAGLDYSHVREPDYDPAKLKQPQKITEYIKELCETIYKRWRNKESIAQEIIKGKEEIIRKRNVYYDTDGIMEYQTQRFKVCNKCSGVNMIESTSDRGMPIFAVTIPQDACPSCIDEGYKMYKEADAQNYFRIYLQDRKNDIFFKRHL; from the coding sequence ATGCTTAAAGCGAAAAACCGGCTTGGCCTTGTGTTCTTTCCTGCTTTTGACTGGGCAATAAGCCCAACACATCCGGAAAGGGAAGAACGGCTTCTATATACGCAAGATCAGATATTTGAAGAAGGCATAAATGATATCGAAGGTATAAAGTTTTATAATCCTAACATAGCGTCAAATAAAGACATAGAGCGAGTGCATTTTTGTGTTCCGAGCGTAGAAGACAGAGCAACGACTTCCCACATGATTTCAGCAGGAGGAGCAATCAAGGCTGCAGAGGCGGTGATGGAAGGTGAAGCGGATAAAGCTTTTGCTCTTGTGCGTCCGCCGGGACATCACGCCCAGCGCGTCGTTTATGGCGACAGAGGTTTTTGCATAATAAATATTGAAGCCATAATGTTGGAAAATCTCAGGGCCCGATATGGCCACCGGCGGGTTGCTATAATAGATACTGACTGCCATCACGGCGATGGGACCCAGGACATTTACTGGAATGACAGGGATACACTGTTTATTTCTTTTCATCAGGACGGAAGAACGCTTTACCCCGGCACCGGTTTTATCGATGAGTTTGGAGGCCCCGGAGCAATTGGATATAACATAAATGTGCCTCTGCCTCCGGGAACCGGCCAGGAAGGTTTTCTGTATGTGCTTGACAATCTTGTTTTACCGATTCTTGATGAATACAAGCCGGAACTTATAGTAAATTCTGCCGGACAGGACAACCACTATACCGACCCCCTTACGAATATGAATTTTACAGCATGGGGTTATGCTGAGCTAAATCACAGATTAAATCCTGATATTGCAGTCCTGGAAGGCGGATACTCAATAGAAGGCGCACTTCCCTATGTTAATCTTGGGATAATTTTGGCAATGGCAGGACTGGATTATTCCCATGTAAGAGAGCCGGATTATGATCCTGCAAAACTTAAACAGCCGCAAAAAATAACAGAGTATATCAAAGAACTGTGTGAGACAATTTATAAACGCTGGCGCAATAAAGAGTCAATTGCTCAAGAAATAATAAAAGGTAAAGAAGAAATTATAAGAAAACGGAATGTCTACTATGATACTGACGGCATAATGGAATATCAGACCCAAAGATTTAAGGTCTGCAATAAGTGTTCAGGTGTAAATATGATAGAATCTACCAGTGATAGAGGTATGCCTATTTTTGCGGTAACGATACCGCAAGATGCCTGTCCTTCCTGCATAGATGAAGGATACAAAATGTATAAAGAAGCCGATGCGCAAAATTACTTCAGAATTTACCTTCAAGACCGAAAAAATGATATTTTCTTCAAAAGACACCTTTAA
- a CDS encoding HPr family phosphocarrier protein: protein MIQQTVTVKNKTGLHARPAALFVQAANKFKSEIFIEKEGKKVNAKSIMGVMSLAVSQGTQITISAEGEDEKEAVEKLVELIESKFGEE, encoded by the coding sequence ATGATTCAACAAACTGTAACAGTCAAAAACAAAACGGGTCTGCATGCAAGGCCTGCAGCGTTATTTGTCCAAGCAGCAAACAAATTCAAATCTGAAATATTTATTGAAAAGGAAGGAAAAAAGGTTAACGCGAAAAGCATAATGGGTGTTATGTCACTTGCGGTAAGCCAAGGCACCCAAATTACAATTTCAGCTGAAGGCGAAGACGAAAAAGAAGCCGTAGAAAAATTAGTAGAATTAATAGAAAGCAAATTTGGTGAAGAATAA
- a CDS encoding DRTGG domain-containing protein, translating into MTKHARIMEYIKKLEVGSKISVRQLANDLNVSEGTAYRAIKDAQLAGYVYTMPRVGTIRIEKKEDEIIERLSFAEVVNIVEGSVLGGRSGLHKPLSKFLIGAMEVKEMPKFIEPGSLLIVGNRKDAQILALERKAAVLVTGGFEVDSEVIELADKVEMPLLSSSYDTFTVATIINRAIYKRLVRKEVARVKDAMVTNPDYLTIDATIGDWRKLYKMTQHSKFPVVDKDMKVCGIVTINDISSLEDDVPIKDVMSKDPITLTKDTPVAHAAQLMVWEGIKLIPVVEDKKLVGILTRKDAIKALQHLSFQPQLGETADAIIMNRFSMLKTEDGIKLRGKTDPVMLNPYGVASSGALMTIMANAGFEAFRAQKKLETVLDSFTVYFSKPVQLEEEIEVEAKIIDIGRKSGKAEVNLIHEGKLVAKAIISARVIER; encoded by the coding sequence ATGACAAAGCATGCTCGTATCATGGAGTATATAAAAAAACTTGAAGTCGGCTCAAAAATATCCGTACGCCAGCTTGCAAATGATCTTAATGTTAGCGAAGGAACGGCATACCGGGCAATCAAAGATGCTCAACTTGCAGGCTATGTTTATACGATGCCCCGGGTAGGCACAATCAGAATCGAAAAAAAAGAGGATGAGATAATAGAGCGCTTGTCCTTTGCCGAAGTGGTAAATATTGTGGAAGGTAGTGTGCTTGGCGGTAGATCAGGCCTTCATAAGCCTTTAAGTAAATTTTTAATAGGGGCTATGGAGGTAAAAGAGATGCCGAAATTTATTGAGCCGGGCAGTCTTTTAATAGTCGGCAATCGGAAAGATGCCCAAATCCTTGCACTAGAGCGCAAAGCGGCGGTGCTTGTCACAGGCGGTTTTGAAGTGGACAGCGAAGTGATCGAGCTTGCAGATAAAGTAGAAATGCCTTTGCTTTCTTCATCTTATGACACATTTACTGTTGCAACTATTATTAATCGTGCTATCTATAAAAGACTTGTGCGTAAAGAAGTGGCAAGAGTCAAAGATGCCATGGTGACAAACCCTGACTATTTAACTATTGATGCGACTATAGGTGATTGGCGAAAGCTTTATAAAATGACCCAGCATAGCAAGTTTCCTGTTGTAGATAAGGATATGAAGGTTTGCGGTATTGTTACCATAAATGATATATCAAGCCTTGAAGATGATGTGCCGATAAAAGATGTAATGAGCAAAGATCCTATCACACTTACAAAGGATACTCCCGTAGCTCATGCAGCGCAGCTAATGGTTTGGGAAGGTATAAAACTGATACCGGTGGTGGAAGATAAGAAGCTCGTTGGCATCTTGACCCGAAAAGATGCAATAAAGGCACTGCAGCATCTAAGCTTTCAACCCCAACTGGGAGAGACTGCAGATGCCATAATAATGAATCGATTTTCAATGCTTAAGACAGAAGACGGGATAAAACTTCGAGGCAAAACAGACCCTGTGATGCTAAATCCATACGGTGTTGCAAGCAGTGGGGCTCTTATGACGATAATGGCAAATGCGGGTTTTGAGGCATTCAGGGCTCAAAAAAAACTGGAGACAGTTTTAGATAGCTTTACCGTGTATTTTTCCAAACCGGTGCAGCTGGAAGAAGAAATTGAGGTTGAAGCTAAAATAATAGACATCGGACGCAAATCCGGAAAAGCCGAAGTAAACCTTATCCACGAAGGAAAGCTAGTTGCAAAGGCGATTATTTCAGCAAGGGTTATAGAGAGGTAG
- the mgtE gene encoding magnesium transporter, translating into MIEIEKIYGIINEGDIDKLKNELKNYHPVDIAELLDELLPEQCITLFGALEFDDAVQVLEEIDTDKRYFILTNIDPDYASKLISEMSSDILADFLGELKNGERKKILSLMKEEDKKELKNLLAYDEDTAGGRMTTDYIAFPQHLKAKDVLDRLAEIAPDAETIYYLYVIDSQGKLVGVISLRDLILAPEDAPIKEFMKTDVKKINVSAPQEEAAQMIQKYGLLALPVVDDNDVLLGIVTVDDAMTVTEEETTEDILKFSGSDIDKTINFEEISPWSRAKRRLPWILVAIAGEIISGRVINNFSEALQTIVALSFFIPVLMDMGGNVGTQSAAIVIRGLATGTLTTASMIKNILREAVIGAILGLINGLVVAAVTYVWQGEILLGVTVGIAMAINLTIAAALGTFMPLFWHKMGRDPAVASGPFVTTLLDVLGLFIYFSTAAKILKL; encoded by the coding sequence ATGATCGAGATAGAAAAAATTTATGGCATAATAAATGAAGGCGATATAGATAAATTGAAAAATGAGCTTAAGAACTATCATCCTGTAGATATAGCGGAACTGCTTGATGAACTTTTGCCTGAGCAATGCATAACATTGTTTGGCGCCTTGGAATTTGACGATGCTGTTCAAGTCTTAGAGGAGATTGACACCGATAAAAGATATTTTATTTTGACTAATATTGACCCCGATTACGCATCTAAATTGATTTCTGAGATGTCCTCTGATATTCTAGCGGATTTTTTAGGAGAGCTGAAAAACGGGGAACGTAAGAAGATATTGTCTCTTATGAAAGAAGAAGACAAAAAAGAGCTGAAAAACCTCTTGGCCTACGACGAAGATACAGCCGGCGGTCGTATGACCACAGATTATATTGCGTTTCCCCAGCATTTAAAGGCAAAGGATGTCTTAGATAGACTTGCGGAAATTGCGCCGGATGCAGAAACTATTTACTATCTTTATGTAATTGATTCTCAAGGAAAGCTAGTTGGCGTTATATCATTAAGAGATCTGATTTTAGCACCTGAGGATGCGCCTATAAAAGAATTTATGAAAACAGACGTAAAAAAGATAAACGTTTCGGCACCCCAAGAAGAAGCGGCACAAATGATTCAAAAATATGGACTTTTAGCCTTGCCGGTTGTAGATGACAATGATGTTCTACTTGGAATAGTAACAGTTGACGATGCAATGACAGTAACCGAAGAAGAAACCACTGAAGATATATTAAAATTTTCTGGCTCAGATATTGATAAAACGATAAATTTTGAGGAAATTTCACCCTGGTCCAGAGCCAAGAGGAGATTGCCATGGATTTTAGTGGCAATAGCCGGTGAAATCATTTCCGGTCGCGTTATCAATAATTTTTCGGAAGCACTGCAGACGATTGTAGCCCTATCATTTTTCATACCGGTGCTCATGGATATGGGGGGCAACGTAGGCACCCAGTCTGCAGCTATTGTGATAAGGGGTCTTGCAACAGGAACACTGACTACTGCTTCAATGATAAAAAATATTCTTCGCGAAGCTGTCATAGGAGCTATTTTAGGACTTATAAACGGACTGGTGGTCGCTGCTGTGACCTATGTCTGGCAGGGCGAAATACTGTTAGGTGTTACAGTAGGAATAGCAATGGCAATAAATCTTACAATCGCAGCAGCGCTAGGCACTTTCATGCCGCTATTTTGGCACAAAATGGGGCGCGATCCGGCTGTAGCTTCCGGACCTTTTGTAACTACGCTGCTTGATGTTTTAGGCCTTTTCATTTACTTTTCAACAGCGGCTAAGATTTTAAAACTATAA
- a CDS encoding gluconeogenesis factor YvcK family protein, producing the protein MGSDLNIVCLGGGTGLPNLLRGLKPYSNYITAIVTMADDGGSSGVIRSELKMPPPGDIRNCLLALAYTEPLMERLFQYRFSSGTLKGHSFGNLFIAAMTEMLGNFELAIKESSKILAVKGTVLPSTLEDVVLEAVYEDGDVVRGQSFITHSQKRISQVMLRPADAKPLDEALEAIEKADLIVLGPGSLYTSLIPNLLVKDITEAIVRSKAKKVYVVNVMTQPGETPDYKASDHVKAVIKHSHPNVMEYVIINTGEIPEEVLARYKAEGSTYVECDKEVIEAMGYKVVTESVVNTANVAHHHPEKLSQAIMKLVYENSN; encoded by the coding sequence ATGGGTTCAGATTTAAACATAGTATGTTTGGGAGGGGGAACGGGCCTACCTAATCTTTTAAGGGGCCTTAAACCATACTCTAATTATATTACTGCCATTGTAACCATGGCAGATGATGGGGGAAGCTCCGGAGTTATAAGAAGCGAGCTTAAAATGCCGCCTCCGGGGGATATCAGAAACTGTCTTTTGGCTTTGGCATATACAGAGCCGCTTATGGAACGTTTGTTTCAATACCGATTCAGCAGCGGAACTCTAAAAGGACACAGTTTTGGAAACTTGTTTATAGCTGCAATGACTGAGATGCTGGGCAATTTTGAACTTGCTATAAAAGAATCCAGTAAAATTTTGGCAGTGAAGGGAACAGTTTTACCTTCTACATTGGAGGATGTGGTATTAGAGGCGGTTTATGAAGATGGAGATGTGGTAAGGGGACAGTCTTTTATTACCCATTCACAAAAAAGGATATCCCAGGTTATGCTAAGACCTGCCGATGCCAAACCTTTAGATGAGGCACTGGAAGCCATAGAGAAAGCTGATTTAATTGTCTTAGGCCCCGGCAGCCTTTATACCAGTCTAATTCCGAATTTGCTGGTAAAAGATATAACTGAAGCTATAGTAAGGTCAAAAGCCAAAAAAGTCTATGTGGTAAATGTGATGACACAGCCCGGAGAAACTCCGGATTATAAAGCATCAGATCATGTCAAGGCTGTTATAAAACACTCTCACCCAAATGTAATGGAATATGTTATAATAAATACCGGCGAAATTCCCGAAGAGGTTCTGGCACGCTATAAAGCAGAGGGTTCGACTTATGTAGAGTGTGATAAAGAAGTTATCGAAGCTATGGGTTACAAGGTTGTGACAGAATCTGTTGTAAATACGGCAAATGTTGCCCACCATCATCCTGAAAAACTTTCTCAGGCAATTATGAAGCTGGTTTATGAAAATTCCAATTGA
- the rapZ gene encoding RNase adapter RapZ — protein MDVVIITGLSGAGKTQAMRVFEDYGYFCVDNLPPALLPTFMELCRQSVKKIDKIALVIDLRGGGFFDKLFESLNELKAEGYKYRILFLEASDEALVKRYKESRHRHPLAFEGRIVEGINFEREKMSKLREAADYIIDTSSLKPSELKEEIVLRFIKNEKEDQFLINIVSFGFKQGIPLDADLVFDVRFLPNPYYIEELKEFTGKDKKVKDFVMKWPESKKFLEKLTDMVEFLIPYYIREGKTQLIIGIGCTGGKHRSVVLADELAAKLKTDRCRVITDHRDL, from the coding sequence ATGGACGTTGTAATTATTACAGGACTTTCAGGTGCCGGAAAAACTCAGGCAATGAGGGTTTTTGAAGATTACGGATATTTTTGCGTAGATAACCTGCCGCCGGCTCTTCTGCCTACATTTATGGAACTTTGTAGGCAAAGCGTAAAAAAAATAGATAAGATAGCCCTGGTTATAGATTTAAGGGGCGGAGGCTTTTTTGACAAACTTTTTGAGAGTCTAAACGAATTAAAAGCAGAAGGATATAAATATAGAATACTTTTCCTGGAAGCTTCCGACGAGGCTCTAGTTAAAAGATATAAAGAAAGCCGCCACCGCCATCCCTTAGCTTTTGAAGGCAGAATCGTGGAAGGTATAAACTTTGAAAGGGAGAAGATGTCAAAGCTTAGGGAAGCAGCTGATTATATAATAGACACTTCCTCTTTGAAACCTTCGGAACTTAAAGAAGAAATAGTGCTTAGATTTATCAAAAACGAAAAGGAAGATCAGTTTTTAATAAACATAGTTTCCTTCGGATTTAAGCAGGGGATACCACTTGATGCTGATTTAGTTTTTGATGTAAGGTTTTTACCGAATCCTTATTATATTGAAGAACTAAAGGAATTTACAGGCAAAGATAAAAAGGTCAAGGACTTTGTAATGAAGTGGCCGGAGAGCAAGAAGTTTTTGGAAAAACTGACAGATATGGTAGAATTTCTAATACCCTACTATATCCGAGAGGGTAAAACCCAGCTAATAATAGGGATAGGCTGCACCGGCGGCAAGCACAGGTCCGTAGTTTTGGCAGACGAACTGGCTGCCAAGCTTAAGACTGACCGATGTCGCGTGATAACGGATCACAGGGATTTATAA
- a CDS encoding YlbF family regulator, with amino-acid sequence MNAYDAAHQLARSLEESVEYVEYKKAKEKVKQDPQVLKMLKDLRAKQLEVQALTLSGKPNAEAQKSLESLYNIAINNSLIKEFLDAEERFAVLFTDIQNIIVRNIDFTLDSEEK; translated from the coding sequence ATGAATGCCTATGATGCTGCTCACCAGCTTGCCCGCAGTCTAGAAGAATCCGTTGAGTATGTGGAATATAAAAAGGCTAAAGAGAAGGTTAAGCAAGATCCGCAGGTTTTAAAAATGTTAAAGGATTTAAGAGCAAAACAACTTGAGGTTCAGGCTCTGACACTTTCAGGGAAGCCAAATGCCGAAGCTCAAAAAAGTCTGGAAAGCTTATATAATATTGCTATTAATAATTCACTAATAAAGGAATTTTTAGATGCAGAGGAGCGTTTTGCGGTCTTATTTACTGATATTCAAAATATCATAGTAAGAAACATTGACTTTACTTTGGATAGTGAAGAAAAGTGA
- the whiA gene encoding DNA-binding protein WhiA, giving the protein MSFSYEVKEELANLPSKICCSRAELAAFIRMAGTIQIQGGRKKRILLQIQTIHAPTARRVYKLLKKNIATPERIAVKRNNFLKDKSMYVISVDANECKEFLEEAGIIPVQKGRINPDLIKKKCCKKAYLRGAFLGSGSISNPKGPYHMEFVTQDKESAQLLLKLIEDFGLKANITERKNNYMVYLKNGDHIADMLGIMGAHTSLLKYEDIRVLKEMRNSVNRIVNCETANINKTIDASVRQSESINYLKKTKKFSELPDNLKQIAELRLKHPDLSLKELGQMLDPVLGKSGVSYRLKKIEKIADKLQSMEGE; this is encoded by the coding sequence GTGTCTTTTTCGTATGAAGTTAAGGAAGAATTGGCGAATTTGCCTTCAAAAATCTGCTGCAGCCGGGCTGAACTTGCTGCATTTATCCGAATGGCCGGTACAATTCAAATACAAGGCGGCCGCAAAAAAAGAATACTGCTTCAAATTCAGACCATCCATGCTCCAACAGCTCGAAGGGTTTATAAGCTTTTAAAGAAAAATATTGCAACCCCTGAGCGAATTGCTGTAAAGCGAAATAATTTCTTAAAAGACAAAAGCATGTATGTAATTAGTGTTGATGCTAACGAGTGCAAAGAATTTCTAGAAGAGGCCGGCATAATACCCGTGCAAAAAGGCAGAATTAATCCAGACCTTATTAAAAAAAAGTGCTGCAAAAAAGCATATCTGCGCGGTGCGTTTTTAGGTAGTGGGTCAATTAGCAATCCAAAAGGACCTTATCATATGGAATTTGTAACCCAAGATAAAGAATCAGCACAGCTTTTACTCAAGCTTATCGAAGATTTTGGGCTTAAAGCAAATATTACAGAACGAAAAAATAACTATATGGTGTATTTAAAAAATGGAGACCATATCGCTGATATGCTTGGAATTATGGGAGCGCATACCAGCCTTTTAAAATATGAAGATATAAGAGTGCTCAAAGAGATGCGCAACAGCGTAAATCGAATTGTAAATTGCGAGACAGCCAATATAAATAAAACTATAGACGCATCTGTAAGGCAGAGCGAAAGCATCAACTATTTAAAAAAAACCAAAAAATTTAGTGAGTTACCGGATAATTTAAAGCAAATTGCAGAGCTTCGACTCAAACATCCAGATTTGAGCCTAAAAGAATTGGGGCAGATGTTGGATCCCGTATTAGGCAAATCCGGTGTGAGTTATAGATTAAAAAAAATTGAAAAAATAGCTGATAAGCTACAGTCGATGGAAGGAGAATAA
- a CDS encoding hydantoinase/oxoprolinase family protein produces MIIGLDMGGTHVDAVLIDHGKIIKTSKIPTEPNNLLESVWKTLKPLIAGVKPDEIERVILSTTICTNAIVEEKTAPVGMIIESGPGLPCDFLACGQENIFTEGYIDHRGREVSPINPAEINRASNAFKNKNISACAVVGKFSVRNPDHEIKIYDMLKNDFSPVTLGHTVSGKLNFPRRVFTSYFNSAVYSTFSRFSNSIVDALKREKINAKLYVLKADGGTMGLESAEKFPVNTILSGPAASIMGGQAFFNTSKDGVFLDIGGTTTDIAFLADGVPLFEPLGIKIGEYPTLVRALYSVSMGLGGDSEVRVENGILHIGPYRKGSPMALGGPCPTPTDAMIAQGLLDIGSKEKAVDAMKDIAGPLDLNIQEAASLVLQTMANMIKEKVDKLLFEINSHPVYTVKELLYGKKINPEFVQAIGGPAKILAPILENSFKIPCFYPKFYEAANAVGAALAKTTAEITVFVDTAQGTLLVPEIGLCKKIERNYTLEDAKLLAVELLSKQLSILGAEAGEIQPEIVEESVFNIVRGFYTSGKNMRIRVQAKPGLLYEMWGDKDA; encoded by the coding sequence GTGATTATAGGGCTTGACATGGGAGGGACGCACGTTGATGCGGTTCTCATTGACCATGGCAAGATTATAAAAACGTCAAAGATACCAACTGAACCGAATAATCTTTTAGAATCTGTGTGGAAAACACTAAAGCCTCTAATTGCCGGAGTAAAGCCTGATGAAATAGAACGAGTCATTTTAAGCACTACTATCTGTACCAATGCTATTGTGGAAGAAAAGACAGCCCCTGTAGGCATGATAATCGAAAGCGGTCCGGGCCTTCCTTGTGATTTTTTGGCTTGTGGGCAGGAAAACATTTTCACAGAAGGTTATATAGACCATAGAGGCCGAGAGGTAAGCCCAATTAACCCTGCTGAGATAAATCGCGCGTCAAATGCATTTAAAAACAAAAATATTTCAGCCTGTGCCGTTGTTGGAAAGTTCTCAGTTAGAAATCCTGACCACGAAATAAAAATTTATGATATGTTAAAAAATGATTTTTCACCTGTAACATTAGGGCATACTGTTTCGGGAAAGCTAAATTTTCCCCGCAGAGTTTTTACATCTTATTTCAACTCGGCGGTGTATTCTACATTTTCTAGATTTAGCAACAGCATAGTTGATGCCCTTAAACGCGAAAAAATTAATGCAAAGCTTTATGTCCTAAAAGCTGACGGCGGTACAATGGGTCTTGAAAGCGCAGAAAAATTTCCGGTAAATACGATATTATCCGGCCCTGCAGCAAGTATAATGGGCGGTCAAGCGTTTTTTAATACATCAAAAGACGGGGTATTTTTGGATATAGGAGGAACAACTACAGATATCGCATTTCTGGCAGATGGTGTGCCGCTGTTTGAACCCCTTGGAATAAAAATTGGCGAGTACCCTACTTTGGTAAGGGCGCTTTACAGCGTTTCCATGGGATTAGGCGGAGACAGCGAGGTTAGAGTAGAAAATGGCATACTGCATATCGGGCCTTATAGAAAGGGGAGCCCGATGGCTTTAGGCGGTCCCTGCCCTACTCCTACAGATGCCATGATTGCCCAAGGGCTTCTTGATATAGGAAGCAAGGAAAAGGCTGTAGATGCTATGAAAGACATAGCAGGGCCTCTGGATTTAAATATACAAGAAGCGGCATCACTGGTTCTACAAACAATGGCGAATATGATAAAAGAAAAAGTGGATAAGTTGCTTTTTGAGATAAATTCCCATCCGGTGTATACAGTAAAAGAACTGCTGTATGGCAAGAAAATCAATCCGGAATTTGTCCAGGCAATTGGCGGACCGGCGAAGATACTCGCCCCTATTTTGGAAAATAGCTTTAAAATTCCCTGCTTTTATCCTAAATTTTATGAAGCTGCAAATGCTGTGGGAGCTGCTCTTGCTAAAACTACTGCAGAGATTACCGTATTTGTTGATACTGCCCAGGGAACCCTTTTGGTGCCTGAAATCGGTCTATGCAAAAAAATAGAACGAAATTATACTTTAGAAGATGCAAAACTTTTGGCTGTTGAGCTTTTAAGTAAACAATTGTCTATTTTAGGGGCTGAGGCCGGCGAAATACAGCCTGAAATAGTAGAAGAAAGTGTTTTTAATATAGTCAGGGGTTTTTATACAAGCGGTAAAAATATGAGGATAAGAGTGCAAGCAAAACCCGGACTACTTTATGAAATGTGGGGCGATAAAGATGCTTAA